AAACAGATGGACTTACAGATACTTATTGTTCCAGATGTCATACTCCAATTGGATTGATATCAGGGGAGAATTCAAACAATGAATAAAGAATCAGAGACAATTCCAGATAAAACAATTGACTGTATCGGGCTGTTTTGTCCGATACCCATCTTCAACACTACTGAAGCCATTAATACTATAGAGATCGGAGAAGTGCTGGAAGTGCTAACAGACGACCCTGCCTCTACCCATGATATTCCCAGGTGGGCCAAGAGGACAGGTCATAAGTTTTTGAAGTTCGAGGATCTTGGAGACAACTATCGTTTCCTGATCGAACGGACAAAATAATTGAGGAATAAATATGAGCAAAAATTTATTATATGTACAGACAAGCGGTACAGATACACCTGAGCGATTGTATTCTCCATTCGTACTTGCCCAGACCGCAAAGGCCATGGATATTGATGCCACTATATACTTTTTAGGGATGGGTATTACGGTTTTGAAAAAAGGCGCGGCTGAGAAGATCCAACTGGGAAGTTTCCCTACTTTAAAGGAAATCCTTGACCAGACAGCAGCTGCAGGTGTGAAAATCATGGTCTGTGAAGCCAGTTGCCAGCTCATAGGACTGGAAAAAGGCGATTTCATTCCTGAAGCAGATATTGTTGGTGCTGCCACTCTGAATGACCTGGTACTGGAAGCTGACGGTACCATGTGGTTTTAACAAAGGTGGATCCAGTTGAACATTGTGTATATGGATAATGCTTCCGGGGCGCCTGTGGATAAGCGCGTCATAGAAGCAATGCTGCCGTATTTTAAAACCCAGATCGGTAATCCTGCATCGCTTCATACTTCAGGTATCAATGCCAGAAGAGCTTTGGAAGCATCCCGGGAATCAGTAGCGACATTGATCAAAGCCCAGAGTAAAGAAATTATATTTACTTCGGGCGGGACCGAATCCAATAACATTGCATTAAGGGGTGCAGCCCATCGTAAAAAGAAAAAAGGAAACCACATTATCACCACAGCTATTGAGCATATGTCTGTGGTTAATACCTGCAAAGACCTCCAGCGAGAGGGTTTTGAGGTAACAACAGTACCTATTGATAAAGATGGTCTTGTGGACCCAAAGCGTATTGATCATGAGATTACTGACCAGACTATTTTAATTTCCTGTATGTATGCCAATGGTGAGATAGGTACAATCCAACCCATTGCTGAGATCGGTATAATCGCAAGAAATCGAGATATTGTTTTTCATGTAGATGCAATAGCTGCTGCCGGAAAGATACCTATTGATGTGCAGCGGGACAACATTGATCTACTTTCAATTTCTGCCAATGATCTCTATGGTCCTAAAGG
The window above is part of the Methanosarcinales archaeon genome. Proteins encoded here:
- a CDS encoding sulfurtransferase TusA family protein, yielding MNKESETIPDKTIDCIGLFCPIPIFNTTEAINTIEIGEVLEVLTDDPASTHDIPRWAKRTGHKFLKFEDLGDNYRFLIERTK
- a CDS encoding DsrE/DsrF/DrsH-like family protein, with protein sequence MSKNLLYVQTSGTDTPERLYSPFVLAQTAKAMDIDATIYFLGMGITVLKKGAAEKIQLGSFPTLKEILDQTAAAGVKIMVCEASCQLIGLEKGDFIPEADIVGAATLNDLVLEADGTMWF
- a CDS encoding cysteine desulfurase, with translation MDNASGAPVDKRVIEAMLPYFKTQIGNPASLHTSGINARRALEASRESVATLIKAQSKEIIFTSGGTESNNIALRGAAHRKKKKGNHIITTAIEHMSVVNTCKDLQREGFEVTTVPIDKDGLVDPKRIDHEITDQTILISCMYANGEIGTIQPIAEIGIIARNRDIVFHVDAIAAAGKIPIDVQRDNIDLLSISANDLYGPKGVGALYARTGVPLRPVMTGGGQEKGLRSGSENIPGIVGMGKACELAKLEMESCANQMENLREKLIEGIGNIKYAYLTGHRTKRLPNIASLRFSFIEGESIIMSLSDLGIEASTGSACSVKTLEPSSVLIAIGLRHEEAHGSLLLSLNKWNTEEEVDKVLESLPIVVDRLRALSPLYQGE